Genomic segment of Myxococcus stipitatus:
ACCTGCGCCTCAAGAAGGTGGGCGAGGAGGCCGCGGAACTCGTGACCGCCTGTGCGGACGCGGATGCTGATCGCGCCGTGGAGGAGGCCGCGGATCTCCTCTACCACCTGCTGGTCGCCATCAGACCGCTGGGGCTCGGACTGGACGACGTGAAAGCTGTCCTCGCTCGGCGTGCAGTGAAGCCATCACTTCCTGGCAATGCTGGATGAGACGGGCTCTCGGCGTCTCGGTCGGGTGACGAGACGCCGTGTCAGCGTCGACCCGGATGAATTTGTCCGTCACGACTGAATCCCGGAGATGGGAGGGGCCCCGACGAATTTGAGCGCGGCTATCAGTGACTCACTTCAATGAAAGGAGTGTTCCTGCTACACATCCGGACGCGCGGCGCAGTGGAGAACGCCGGCCGGGCGCTTCTTTTCGATTTGAAACCGTCCGCCTCACCGGAGGCATCGTGAACGGCCCCACCACGTACAAGGCAGAGCTCATCGACCGAGTCATCTTCTCGCGTTGGCTGAATCCTCCAACCAAGGAGGATGTCGCGGCGATATTGGTCCAGATGGAAGAAGCGATGCAGCGGCTTGGTACGCGCCTCATCTACGTTGGTTCGGTGAGCCCGAAGTCCAAGGTTCCCGACGCGAACGAGCGCACCATCCTCAACAACTTCCTCGTGGACTCGAGGAGGACGTGCATCGAGCAGGCGTGGCTCATCTACGAGGGCACCGACCTGCAGCACAACCTTCAGCGCGTCATCATCTCCGGCGTGCTCATCCTGACCCGCACCTTCGACAACTACCTCTCGGTGGCGAAGTCGGGGGATGCGATCATCAAGGACGTCAGCGCCGTGCTCAAGAAGGACGCGGCGCCCATCTTCCAGCTCGCCAAGGAGCGCGGCCTCGTGATGTGAGGCCGCCCCGGTTCACCGCGCGCCGCGAACCTCCAGTTCGTGGAGCTTCCCGTCGGCGCGCGCGGGGAACACGCTGATCGCCTCCACGTCGGTGAGGGAGGCGGCGAGCTCGCAGGTCTCCCACTCGCCCTTGCCCTGGTACTGGCAGACGGTGGGGTTGACGAACGAGGTCCCCGCTTCCGGGTCCTTCAGTCCCGCGCCCTTCGGTGTGCGGACGATGGCTCGGAGCGTGCCGGGACCCTGGGCCTTGAGTCGGAACGAGGCCACGGTCTTCAGCGGCGGCGAGTAGTTCGCGCGCAGGGCGCCATCCGCCGACCAGCGATGCTGCTGAGGCGCGGACGCCACGGCGACGTGTGTCCCCGGGTCCCCGTCGAAGGCCTGGAGGGCGGACGGCGCCCCCGACAGCTGATCCGGCTTCAGCACCGAGGTCGCCCCTGGCTTCGCCGTCTGGGCCAGCGCCCTCAGCGTCGGAGCCCGCGCACCCTGCTGGACCGCCGCGGCGGCCAGGACGGAGGGCGGCACCAGTCCGACGCGGTGGCAGCCAGGTGTCAGCCCCTCGATGAGGGGGAGCACCCCGGGAGGCAGCTCGACCTCCGCCTGCGCGGCGGGGGAGAGCCCCAGCCTGACGACCGCGTCACAAGCGGAAGGTGTCCCCGGACCGGCGTGCTCGAGGTTCCATTGGAGCTCCTGAATGTTGAGCGGACGACCGATGGCGGCCTCCAGCATGGCTCGGGACACCGTCTCGGCGCAGGCGTTGATCGCCCCCGCGCACCGCTCGCACAGGGCCCCGAGCAATCCTCGCATGGGGGTATCCGCTCCCTGGGAGAAGGGCGCGCGGGCGGCCAGTGCGGGAGCCAGCTCACAGGCGCGAGGAGGCGGTCGAGGACAGGCCTCCAGCCGCTTGCGGGCCTCGGCCACGACCTGGGGGTCGTCCGGGGTGCGCAAGGGGGCGGCCAGGGCCTGCTCCAGCGCGCGGCACTCCAGGGAGAGGGCGGGCGGCGCCGGGGCGGCCGGGGGAGCGGCGGCTCGCGGGGACGAGGGTGGGGCGGCGGCCCTTTCATCCTGGTGCGTCACGCACCACAGGCGGCCGAAGGCGATCAACGCCACGAGCATCAAGAGGAGGGTTCTGAGCGGGTAACGGCGCACGAGCAATCTCCTTGATTCCAACCGGGAGCGGGGGTTATCAGCCCCACCGGGTTCCATCCGCAAAAATAGACGGAGGCGTGCGTGGCTGAGACGTTCGACGTGGTGATCATCGGTTCGGGCCCTGGCGGCTACGTGGGTGCCATCCGCGCGGGGCAGCTCGGGCTGAAGACGGCCATCATCGAGAAGGACAAGCGTCTGGGCGGTACCTGCCTCCATCGCGGGTGCATTCCCACCAAGTCCCTGCTGTGGACGGCGGAGCTGTTCCACCACGTTCGCGAGGCGAGCGACTTCGGCATCGACGTGGCGAGCCCGACGGTCAACTGGCCCAACGCGATGAAGCACAAGGACAAGGTCGTCACCAAGGGTGCCAACGGCATCGACTTCTTGATGAAGAAGAACAAGGTGACGGTCATCAAGGGCCATGGCCGCATCGCCGGCAAGGGCAAGGTGGAGGTCACCGACGCCGACGGCAAGAAGCAGGTCCTCGACGCGAAGAACATCATCATCGCGACGGGCTCCGTGCCCAAGTCCCTGCCGAACGTGCCGGTGGACCACAAGCGCGTGATGAACAGCGACTCCATCCTGCAGATCGACCGCATCCCCAAGAGCATCATCGTCCTGGGCGCCGGCGCGGTGGGCTGTGAGTTCGCGTCCGTCTTCAACCACGTGGGCAGCAAGACGGCCATCGTGGAGTACCTGCCCGCGCTGCTCCCCATCGAGGACGCGGACATCTCCAAGGAGCTGGAGAAGACCTTCCGCCGCCGTGGCATCGACGTGCACACGGGCTCGGCGGTGGAGAAGGTGGAGCACACGGCCGACGGCGTGCGCGTCACCATGAAGGTGGGCAACGAGACGAAGACGCTCGAGGCGGAGATCCTCCTGTCCGCCGTGGGCCGCGCGCCCGTGACGGAGGACGTGGGTCTGGACAAGACGTCCATCAAGACCGACCGCGGCTTCATCAAGGTCGACTCGATGCTGCGCACCAGCGAGCCCAACGTCTACGCCGTGGGCGACGTCATCCCGACCCCGATGCTGGCCCACATGGCGAGCGCGGAGTGCGTGGTGGCGGTGGAGCACATCGCCGGGAAGAACCCGCAGCCCATCAACTACGACCTGACGCCGTCCGCGACCTACTGCTACCCCGAGGTCGCCTCCGTGGGCCTCACGGAGAAGAAGGCCAAGGAGCGCGGCTACGACGTCAAGATCGGCAACGCCCCGTTCGGCGCCGTGACGAAGGCGGCCATCACCAACGAGTCGGGTGGCCTCATCAAGATCGTCTCGGACAAGAAGTACGACGAGGTGCTGGGCATCCACATCATCGGCCCCCACGCCACGGAGCTGCTGGCCGAGGCCTGCGTCGCGCTGAAGCTGGAGATCACCACCGAGGAGCTGGCGGGCACCATCCACGCCCACCCGACGCTCTCGGAGATCGTCCACGAGGGCGCCGAGGCCACGCTGGGCCACCCGCGCCACTTCTAGTCGGCGCGTGACGCCCCTGGGCTCCCTCAACGGAGCCCACCCAGGCCGTCCCGGAGCACATCTCCGCGGACGGCCTTGTCGTGTCCAGCGCCCGAGTTCCCTCGACGAGGATGGCCAGGAGGGCCAGCGTCGGGCTGGCAGGTCGTGGGGCCTGGACGGGGCCGCCGCGAGGCGGGTCAGCCCTTGCCCACTGCCTGGAGAATGCGGGGGCATTAGAAGGGGGAGGACTTGCGCGAAGGCCCTGCGGGTGCTGACGCCTCGCGTTAGAGGCTTCCCGCTTGAACGTCTTCCGCCCAAACCATAGAAGGCCCGCGACCCATGGCGACTCCTGATCGGTTCCCGCTTCCCCAGGTGCCTGAGACCTCCCGCAAGCCGGAATGGCTGAAGGTGCGGTTGCCCCACGGCGAGGGGTACGAGCGAGTCAAAGCCATCGTGAAGCGCACGAAGCTGGCGACCGTGTGCGAGGAGGCTCGCTGCCCGAACATCGCCGAGTGCTGGGGCGGCGGCACGGCCACGGTGATGTTGATGGGCGAGGTGTGCACGCGCGCGTGCCGCTTCTGCCACGTGAAGGTGGGGGCGCCTCCGCCGCTGGACCCGATGGAGCCCATCCATCTGGCCCAGGCGGTCAAGGAGATGGACCTCGAGTACATCGTCGTCACGTCGGTGAACCGCGATGACCGGCCGGACGGTGGCGCCAGCCACTTCGCGTCCGCCATCCGCGAGCTGCGCCGCGAGAGCCCGCGCACCATCGTCGAGGTGCTCATTCCCGACTTCAAGGGCGTGGAGAAGGACCTGACGACGGTCGCCGAGGCGAAGCCGCACGTCGTCGCGCACAACGTGGAGACGGTGGAGCGGCTGACGCCGACGGTGAGAGATCGCCGCGCGACCTATCGCCAGTCGCTGCGCGTGCTGGACTACCTCAAGCGCCGCCCGGAGGGCCTCTACACCAAGACGTCCGTGATGGTGGGCCTGGGCGAGACCGACGCGGAGCTGGAGCAGACCTTCAAGGACCTGCGCGAGGTGGGCGTGGATGTGCTCACTCTTGGACAGTACCTCCAGCCTTCGCAGTACCACCTGCGGGTGGAGCGCTTCGTGACTCCCGCGCAGTTCGAGTCGTACAAGAAGCTGGCGGAGTCGTACGGCTTCCTCTACGTCGCCTCGGGACCGCTGGTCCGTTCCAGCTACCGGGCCGCCGAGTTCTTTATGAAGGGCCTGATGGAGCGCGAGCGCCTCGAGCGGCTCGGCTGACCGGGCTTCGTTTCGTGGCTTGACGCAACCCCCGTTCCTCTCGGAAAGACACCCGCATGGCAACCTTTGAATTCAAGCTCCCCGACCTCGGCGAAGGCGTGATGGAGGGCGAGCTGGTCAAGTGGCACGTCAAGTCCGGCGACGTCGTGAAGGAAGACCAGGTGCTTGCCGAGGTGATGACGGACAAGGCCACCGTCACCGTCCCCAGCCCGAAGGCCGGGCGCGTCGTGCAGACGCACGGCAAGGAAGGGGACATGGCGAAGGTGCACCAGCTCCTCGTCACGCTGGAGATTGAAGGCGCGGCTCCGGCGCAGGCGGCGGGTCACGGTGCGCCCGCTCCGGCGGCGCAGGCCTCCACGGCGGCGGCGTCCGCTCCGGCGGCCACCGCGGCTCAGGCCCAGGCGACGAAGGTGCTGGCCACGCCTGTGACCCGGCGCATGGCGCGCGAGCATGGACTGGACCTGGCGACCATCGCGGGCAGCGGTCCGCAGGGTCGGGTGACGAAGGCGGACGTGCTCGCCGCGCTGGAGGGTGGGGACTCGAAGAACGTGGTGGCCGCTCCCGCGCCCGCCGCTCAGGCGCGTCCCGCGGTGCCGGCGCTGTCCACGGGCCGCTCCGACGAGCGCATCCCGCTGCGCGGCCTGCGCAAGAAGATCGCCGAGAAGATGGTTCGGTCGAAGTTCACCATGCCGCACTTCGCCTTCGTGGAAGAGGTGGATGCGACGGACCTGGTGGCGCTCCGGGCGCGGCTCAACAAGCAGCTCGCGGCGGCGGGCGACAACACCAAGCTCAACTACCTGCCGTTCATCATCAAGGCGACCATCGCCGCGCTGAAGAAGTTCCCGCACCTGAACGCCAACTTCGATGAGGCGTCGCAGGAGTTGGTGGTGCGCGGCGAGTACAACATCGGCATGGCCGTGGCGACGCCGGATGGCCTCACGGTGGCCGTGGTGAAGAACGCGGATCGCCTGACGCTGGCGGAGCTGGCGCAGGAGACGGCGCGCCTGGGCGTGGCGGCGCGTGAGCGGAAGCTGAAGATGGAGGAGCTGACGGGCGGCACCTTCACCATCACCTCGCTGGGGCAGAGTGGCGGCCTGTTCGCCACGCCCATCATCAACCACCCCGAAGTGGGCATCATGGGCGTGCACAAGCTCAAGAAGCGCCCGGCCGTGGTGAATGACCAGGTCGTGGTTCGCGACATGATGAACCTGTCGCTCTCGTGCGACCACCGCGTCATCGACGGCTCCGTGGCGGCCGACTTCGTCTACGAAGTCATCAAGTACCTGGAGAAGCCGGACCTGCTGTTCCTGGCGATGGCGTGAGGTCGCCGTGGGTGGGCTCGGGCACGGAGGTGAAGCCCGAGCCTGTCTGACCTCGAGTCGGCGGGCAGGGCTCGGAGGACGGGCTACCCGCCTGCTCGTCGGGACGAGGGTGTGATTCGGAGCAGGGCGATGGCGTACCAAGGCGGTTAGGCTCTGTTCGTATGGCCGAGAACCCTCGCGAGCTGATCCGCACCGCGCAGTCCGCCGAGCTGCGGGGAGATGTGTCCCTCGCGGTGGAGTACCTCCAGCGGGCCGCGGCCGCGTATCGCGAGTCGGGCCATGTGGCCCGCGCACTCCAGTTGCTGCGCCATGCGCGCCGGCTGGATGCGGGCAGACACGACCTCATCGAGGAAGTCAGTCGCCTCGAGGCCTTGCTGGAGTCAGGAGGCTCGGACCCCGCCAGAAGCAGTGACCTTCCCGACGGGGTGCGCGCGGGGCCCGCGCGAGTCGTGCCGCCGAGTCCATCCCGCGAGGTCGGTGAGCGCGATACGCGGGGCGCATCGGTCGAGCCGTCTCGTCGACACCGGCTTGTCGCCGAGGCGTTGCAGGCGGTGGACACCCCGGTCGACGAGAAGTCCGCCGAGGTCGCCGCGTGGGTCCTGGATGAAGAAGTGAGCGAGGACCTCCAGCGGTTGGAGGTTCAGCTCGCACGGGTCGCGGCTGCTGTCGACCCCACGGAGGTCCTGGCGCCGGCTCCGATGGAAGAGGCCGCGCCGCCCCGTCGAAGGCGGGAGGCTCGGATCATCGAGCGAGGTCCCACGCGCGCGGATGTCTCGCTCGAGGCGTGGTGTTCGTTCTGCTGTCGCCCTCGCGCGGAGGTCGGCGACCTCGTGGCGGGGCCGGCGGGTGCGTTCATCTGCAAGGCGTGTCTGACGGAGTCCTCGTCACTCCTCGCGGATGTGAGCCCCGTGCCGCTGCCCGTGCGCGCTCGCGCGGCATCGCGTACCACCACCGAGCTGGAGTTCGTGGGGCAGCCCGAGCTGCGCACGCAGCTGGAGGCCGCGCTTCAGTCGGGTGTTCGCTGTGTCCTCCTCGTGGGGGGCGAAGGCTGCGGGAAGAGCACGCTGCTGCGGATGCTCCAGCGGCAGGGGAGGGGTGTCATCTCGAGCGTCGATTCGCTCGCCGACGACGTGTCGTCCTCACCGGTGTTCATCGAAGACGTGGAGCGTCTGGGCACGGAGCCATGGGCCGCCCTCGCGGCCTTCCTCGCGCGAGTGTCCCGGCCCCCCGTGGTGCTCAGCGCGCGTGGACAGTCCTCGGAGGCAGGAGCACTCGCGCTGCGAGGTGGCTCCGAGCGCCTCTTCGTTCCCACCACGGAGGTGCTGTCCCGCGCGGTGCGCGGCATCCTCCCGGTGGGCCTCCTGGAGCACGTCCAGGTGCTGTTGTCCCTGCGACAGCCCTCGCGCGCGGACTACGTCGAGATGGCTCGCGCGAACCTGGCGCTTCGAGAGCCCGCGACGTCCCTCTCCGACGACGCCTTGGTCGCGTTCGCCGCCGAGGCGGAGCGCTCTCCTCGCGCGGGCCATGAGCTGCAGGCCCTCCTCAACAGGGTTCCCGCTGGAATATGGGAACTCGAGCCAGTGACGAAGCCGCCCTCCACTCGTAAGGGCCGGCGGAAGGGAACGTCGTGAACACCATCACCGTCTACCGGCTCGGCCGGGTGGAATACGAAGACGGCCTCAACCTGATGCGCCTCTTCGGCGATGCGCGCCGGGAGGGGCTGAGCGGAGACGTCCTGCTCCTCTTGGAGCACCCGCCGGTCCTCACGCTCGGGCGAGGGGCGAAGCGGGAGAACATCACCGCGCCGGACGCGAGCCTCGCCGCCGAGGGGGTGGAGGTCTTCGAGACCAATCGCGGTGGCGACGTCACGTACCATGGCCCTGGCCAGATTGTCGGCTACCCCATCTTCCTGCTCCCCGAGGCACGCCGGGATGTCCGCCGCTACGTGCGCGACGTCGAGCGCTCCATCATGCAGGTCCTGTCCGAGTGGGGCATCACCGCGGGGCCCATCCCCAAGTGGCCCGGCGTCTGGATTGGCGAAGAGGGCGACCCCGACGCGCGGAAGATCGCCGCCATCGGTGTCCACATCTCCCGCTGGCTCACCACCCATGGCTTCGCGCTCAACGTGAACACGAAGATGGAGCACTTCCGCTTCATCGTCCCCTGCGGCATTCGCGAGGCGGGTGTCACTTCCATGCAGCGGGAGCGAGGACACACCATCCCCTTGCCCGACGTGCAGGAGGCGCTGGCTCGCAGCTTCTGCGCGGTCTTC
This window contains:
- the lipA gene encoding lipoyl synthase; the protein is MATPDRFPLPQVPETSRKPEWLKVRLPHGEGYERVKAIVKRTKLATVCEEARCPNIAECWGGGTATVMLMGEVCTRACRFCHVKVGAPPPLDPMEPIHLAQAVKEMDLEYIVVTSVNRDDRPDGGASHFASAIRELRRESPRTIVEVLIPDFKGVEKDLTTVAEAKPHVVAHNVETVERLTPTVRDRRATYRQSLRVLDYLKRRPEGLYTKTSVMVGLGETDAELEQTFKDLREVGVDVLTLGQYLQPSQYHLRVERFVTPAQFESYKKLAESYGFLYVASGPLVRSSYRAAEFFMKGLMERERLERLG
- the lipB gene encoding lipoyl(octanoyl) transferase LipB, whose translation is MNTITVYRLGRVEYEDGLNLMRLFGDARREGLSGDVLLLLEHPPVLTLGRGAKRENITAPDASLAAEGVEVFETNRGGDVTYHGPGQIVGYPIFLLPEARRDVRRYVRDVERSIMQVLSEWGITAGPIPKWPGVWIGEEGDPDARKIAAIGVHISRWLTTHGFALNVNTKMEHFRFIVPCGIREAGVTSMQRERGHTIPLPDVQEALARSFCAVFDSERVDAPAPMRTVSIAAVRGHGSEARVLLVRRRPERGGFWQILTGRVESDEAPAQAAARELDEETGLRLPVEDLAYRHAFAVGETLPPVLAEESGFAVHAPPDAQVRLGPEHDAFEWVDVPTALERLPFVGLRETVKRAVAGRGG
- a CDS encoding ClpX C4-type zinc finger protein — encoded protein: MAENPRELIRTAQSAELRGDVSLAVEYLQRAAAAYRESGHVARALQLLRHARRLDAGRHDLIEEVSRLEALLESGGSDPARSSDLPDGVRAGPARVVPPSPSREVGERDTRGASVEPSRRHRLVAEALQAVDTPVDEKSAEVAAWVLDEEVSEDLQRLEVQLARVAAAVDPTEVLAPAPMEEAAPPRRRREARIIERGPTRADVSLEAWCSFCCRPRAEVGDLVAGPAGAFICKACLTESSSLLADVSPVPLPVRARAASRTTTELEFVGQPELRTQLEAALQSGVRCVLLVGGEGCGKSTLLRMLQRQGRGVISSVDSLADDVSSSPVFIEDVERLGTEPWAALAAFLARVSRPPVVLSARGQSSEAGALALRGGSERLFVPTTEVLSRAVRGILPVGLLEHVQVLLSLRQPSRADYVEMARANLALREPATSLSDDALVAFAAEAERSPRAGHELQALLNRVPAGIWELEPVTKPPSTRKGRRKGTS
- the lpdA gene encoding dihydrolipoyl dehydrogenase, with the protein product MAETFDVVIIGSGPGGYVGAIRAGQLGLKTAIIEKDKRLGGTCLHRGCIPTKSLLWTAELFHHVREASDFGIDVASPTVNWPNAMKHKDKVVTKGANGIDFLMKKNKVTVIKGHGRIAGKGKVEVTDADGKKQVLDAKNIIIATGSVPKSLPNVPVDHKRVMNSDSILQIDRIPKSIIVLGAGAVGCEFASVFNHVGSKTAIVEYLPALLPIEDADISKELEKTFRRRGIDVHTGSAVEKVEHTADGVRVTMKVGNETKTLEAEILLSAVGRAPVTEDVGLDKTSIKTDRGFIKVDSMLRTSEPNVYAVGDVIPTPMLAHMASAECVVAVEHIAGKNPQPINYDLTPSATYCYPEVASVGLTEKKAKERGYDVKIGNAPFGAVTKAAITNESGGLIKIVSDKKYDEVLGIHIIGPHATELLAEACVALKLEITTEELAGTIHAHPTLSEIVHEGAEATLGHPRHF
- a CDS encoding dihydrolipoamide acetyltransferase family protein; translation: MATFEFKLPDLGEGVMEGELVKWHVKSGDVVKEDQVLAEVMTDKATVTVPSPKAGRVVQTHGKEGDMAKVHQLLVTLEIEGAAPAQAAGHGAPAPAAQASTAAASAPAATAAQAQATKVLATPVTRRMAREHGLDLATIAGSGPQGRVTKADVLAALEGGDSKNVVAAPAPAAQARPAVPALSTGRSDERIPLRGLRKKIAEKMVRSKFTMPHFAFVEEVDATDLVALRARLNKQLAAAGDNTKLNYLPFIIKATIAALKKFPHLNANFDEASQELVVRGEYNIGMAVATPDGLTVAVVKNADRLTLAELAQETARLGVAARERKLKMEELTGGTFTITSLGQSGGLFATPIINHPEVGIMGVHKLKKRPAVVNDQVVVRDMMNLSLSCDHRVIDGSVAADFVYEVIKYLEKPDLLFLAMA